A single Leptidea sinapis chromosome 2, ilLepSina1.1, whole genome shotgun sequence DNA region contains:
- the LOC126971521 gene encoding uncharacterized protein LOC126971521 — protein sequence MIKTLESMSDRLLQQTEGVKIADVFLPSYDPDGSIGVREWCNHISTAMTKYNLSDNDIRMKVANLLKGRSKAWADNWLVTTSTWDELRKNIIIRFEPESRYSRDVLQFREHIYEPTREIDEYLLQSWILWRRITRDKLDDSDAVEAVIGTISDKRLRIELMNAGATSVPELIYFASCRLVKPENQHSTNHPPPKLGMSRMSAVSAEDKLRFDRSRTKIVPFQRGDLVMIKRNPRNQTSLDLKLRVPYEVYRVLDEYCYLIKKADGHRGRPRKVLHDQLRRATRWREPGSSSKAVPCSPVTRT from the coding sequence ATGATCAAGACTTTGGAATCTATGAGCGATAGGCTGTTGCAACAAACCGAAGGAGTTAAAATCGCTGACGTGTTCCTACCCTCGTATGACCCGGACGGTAGCATTGGAGTTCGTGAATGGTGTAACCATATTTCTACAGCTATGACGAAATACAATCTAAGTGATAACGATATACGCATGAAAGTTGCTAATTTACTGAAGGGTCGTTCTAAGGCGTGGGCTGATAACTGGCTCGTCACCACGTCTACATGGGACGAGTTACgaaagaatataataatcaGATTTGAACCCGAATCTCGTTACTCGCGTGACGTGTTACAATTTAGGGAACATATCTATGAGCCTACTAGAGAAATCGATGAGTATTTGTTACAATCATGGATTTTGTGGAGACGAATAACTAGAGATAAGCTCGATGATAGCGACGCGGTGGAAGCGGTGATAGGTACGATCAGTGACAAACGCCTAAGAATTGAGCTTATGAATGCCGGAGCCACCTCTGTACCCGAGTTAATTTATTTTGCCTCATGTAGACTCGTTAAGCCTGAAAATCAACATAGCACTAACCATCCGCCACCAAAACTAGGAATGTCAAGAATGTCAGCTGTATCAGCAGAAGACAAATTAAGATTTGATAGAAGCAGAACTAAAATTGTTCCTTTTCAAAGGGGAGATTTAGTCATGATAAAAAGGAACCCCAGAAACCAAACATCCCTTGATCTCAAATTACGCGTTCCTTATGAAGTTTACAGAGTCCTCGACGAATATTGCTATCTTATTAAGAAAGCGGATGGGCACCGGGGACGACCTCGCAAGGTTTTACACGACCAACTCCGGCGCGCTACCAGATGGCGTGAGCCGGGATCTTCCAGTAAGGCAGTGCCGTGCTCACCTGTCACGCGCACGTAG